A window of Rhododendron vialii isolate Sample 1 chromosome 11a, ASM3025357v1 contains these coding sequences:
- the LOC131306395 gene encoding leucine-rich repeat receptor-like serine/threonine-protein kinase BAM1 — protein sequence MKISQENMPPFVFLALLFLVVTASASTLITDFHALIELKNGFESPSPVLSTWNSSNPTSVCSWVGIKCLKGRVVSLDLTDMNLYGSVSPVSSVFLSLDKLTDLSLAGNNFTGEIKIENLSSLRSLNISNNAFDGGLDWNYSSLENLEVFDAYNNNFTDSLPLGISSLEKLRYLDLGGNYFFGKIPESYGNLVSQEYLSLAGNDLQGKIPGELGNLTNLREIYLGYYNVFEGGIPKEFGKLVNLVHMDISKCELDGPIPRELGSLNSLDTLFLHTNLLSGSIPKELGNLTGLVNLDLSINALTGEVPSELVNLQQLRLVNLFMNRLHGSIPDFFAAFPRLETLQLWMNNFTGTIPENLGANGNLQTLDLSTNKLTGTVPPNLCASNQLRILILLKNFLFGSIPEGLGKCFSLVRVRLGQNFLNGSIPDGFIYLPQLNLLELQDNYLSGNLSENGNSASVPAKLSELNLSNNFLSGSLPFSLSNFSSLQNLLLGGNQFSGPIPPSIGQLQVLKLDLSGNSLSSEIPVEIGNCFHLTYLDLSSNNLSGPIPPEISNIRILNYLNLSRNHFTNAIPKSIGSIKSLTIADFSFNDLSGDLPESGQFAFFNASSFAGNPLLCGSLLNNPCNVTATTRTQKKASEEFKLVFALGLLICSLVFAAAAIIKAKTFKKGGSSSSSWKMTAFRKLEFTVSDVLECMKDGNVIGRGGAGIVYHGKMPNGTEIAVKKLLGFGRSHSHDHGFRAEIRTLGNIRHRNIVRLLAFCSNKETNLLVYEYMRNGSLGEALHGKKGSFLGWNLRYKIALESARGLCYLHHDCSPLIIHRDVKSNNILLNSAFEAHVADFGLAKFLVDGGASECMSAIAGSYGYIAPEYAYTLRVDEKSDVYSFGVVLLELITGRRPVGEFGEGVDIVQWTKKTTNCGRREEVIRIVDPRLLTTVPQDEAMHLFFIAMLCIQDNSVERPTMREVVQMLSEFPRLSPETQSSSSAIFCQKSKNIEKEKNGTKP from the exons TTCCACGCGTTAATCGAGTTGAAAAACGGCTTTGAATCCCCTTCACCGGTTTTAAGTACTTGGAATTCTTCGAATCCAACCTCGGTTTGTTCATGGGTTGGAATCAAATGCCTGAAAGGAAGAGTCGTTTCTCTCGATTTAACCGATATGAATCTCTACGGCTCTGTTTCCCCTGTTTCCTCTGTTTTCTTGAGCCTAGATAAGCTCACTGACCTTTCTCTAGCTGGAAACAATTTCACCGGGGAAATAAAGATAGAAAATTTGAGCAGTCTCCGTTCGTTGAACATATCGAACAACGCATTCGATGGGGGATTGGATTGGAACTACTCGAGTCTGGAAAATCTGGAGGTGTTCGATGCATACAACAATAACTTCACTGATTCACTTCCTCTTGGGATTTCTAGTCTGGAGAAGCTGAGGTACTTGGATTTGGGAGGAAACTATTTCTTCGGGAAAATCCCGGAAAGTTATGGGAATCTGGTTTCCCAGGAGTACTTGTCACTGGCTGGAAATGATCTCCAAGGGAAAATCCCAGGTGAGCTGGGAAATCTCACTAACTTGAGGGAAATTTATCTGGGCTATTACAATGTGTTTGAAGGTGGAATCCCAAAGGAATTTGGAAAGTTGGTGAATCTAGTCCACATGGATATCTCGAAGTGCGAACTGGACGGTCCGATTCCTCGCGAGCTGGGGAGTTTGAATTCCCTCGACACGCTGTTCTTGCACACAAACTTGCTCTCCGGTTCAATACCGAAGGAGTTGGGAAACCTCACAGGCCTAGTGAATCTTGATCTTTCCATCAATGCACTAACTGGGGAAGTCCCAAGTGAGCTTGTCAATCTCCAACAACTAAGGCTCGTAAACCTCTTCATGAACCGGTTGCACGGCTCCATACCGGACTTCTTCGCCGCTTTTCCCAGGTTGGAGACTCTCCAGCTGTGGATGAACAACTTCACGGGCACGATTCCCGAGAATCTCGGAGCAAACGGGAACCTCCAGACGCTGGATTTGTCGACGAACAAGCTCACCGGTACTGTCCCTCCAAACTTGTGTGCCTCAAACCAACTTAGGATTTTGATTCTCCTAAAAAACTTCCTGTTCGGCTCGATTCCTGAGGGCTTAGGGAAATGCTTTAGCCTTGTTAGAGTGAGGCTGGGGCAGAATTTCTTGAATGGTAGCATTCCTGATGGCTTCATCTACTTGCCTCAGCTAAATTTACTTGAATTGCAAGACAATTATTTGTCAGGCAATTTATCTGAAAACGGTAATAGTGCTTCGGTACCCGCGAAACTAAGCGAGCTGAATCTGTCGAACAATTTTCTTTCGGGGTCTCTACCGTTTTCGCTATCGAATTTCTCCTCCCTGCAGAACCTCCTGCTAGGCGGAAACCAATTCTCCGGTCCGATTCCACCGTCCATAGGACAACTCCAAGTGCTAAAGCTAGACCTTAGTGGGAATTCCCTTTCCAGTGAAATTCCAGTGGAAATAGGAAACTGTTTCCACCTAACATACCTAGACTTGAGCAGCAACAATCTCTCCGGTCCCATCCCACCCGAAATCTCCAATATCCGAATCTTGAATTACTTGAACTTATCGAGAAACCACTTCACTAACGCCATACCCAAATCAATTGGCTCCATAAAAAGCCTCACAATCGCGGATTTCTCCTTCAATGATCTCTCGGGAGACCTACCCGAATCAGGCCAATTCGCGTTCTTCAATGCCTCTTCATTCGCGGGTAATCCTCTGCTCTGTGGATCATTGCTAAACAACCCTTGCAATGTCACTGCCACCACAAGAACACAGAAAAAGGCCTCTGAGGAATTCAAGCTGGTTTTTGCCCTTGGCCTGTTGATTTGCTCTCTAGTTTTCGCGGCTGCTGCCATAATCAAGGCCAAGACATTCAAGAAAGgcggttcttcttcttcttcttggaaAATGACTGCATTCCGAAAGCTCGAGTTCACGGTATCAGACGTCCTTGAATGCATGAAAGATGGGAATGTGATTGGGAGAGGAGGCGCTGGGATTGTCTACCACGGAAAAATGCCTAATGGGACTGAAATTGCTGTCAAAAAACTTCTTGGTTTTG GTCGTAGCCACAGTCACGATCACGGTTTCCGAGCCGAGATTCGAACTCTGGGCAACATCAGGCACAGAAACATAGTGAGGCTACTGGCATTTTGTTCAAACAAGGAGACCAATTTGCTTGTGTACGAGTACATGAGAAATGGGAGCTTGGGGGAGGCCTTGCACGGGAAGAAGGGAAGTTTTCTGGGGTGGAATTTGAGGTACAAAATCGCTCTGGAATCAGCCAGGGGCCTCTGCTACCTCCACCACGATTGCTCGCCGCTGATCATCCACCGCGACGTCAAGTCCAACAACATACTGTTGAACTCGGCATTTGAAGCCCATGTGGCGGATTTCGGGTTGGCCAAGTTCTTGGTGGACGGCGGCGCGTCCGAGTGCATGTCAGCTATTGCCGGATCTTATGGCTATATTGCCCCTG AATATGCATACACCTTGAGAGTAGACGAAAAGAGCGACGTATACAGCTTTGGAGTTGTTCTCTTGGAGCTCATTACAGGGCGACGGCCAGTGGGTGAGTTCGGAGAAGGCGTGGATATCGTGCAATGGaccaagaaaacaacaaactgCGGTCGGAGAGAAGAAGTCATTCGGATTGTCGATCCGAGGCTTTTAACCACGGTGCCACAAGACGAGGCAATGCACTTGTTCTTCATTGCCATGTTATGCATCCAAGACAACAGCGTAGAGCGACCCACGATGAGAGAGGTCGTTCAAATGCTATCAGAGTTCCCTCGCCTATCCCCGGAAACCCAGTCCTCATCTTCCGCCATCTTTTGTCAAAAGTCGAAGAACAtcgagaaagagaaaaatggcACAAAGCCTTGA